A genome region from Alistipes dispar includes the following:
- a CDS encoding sodium ion-translocating decarboxylase subunit beta has product MCTLLTSGSDFVWNSLRDFAGSTGIAGFFAEMGWGNVAMILVAFFLLYLAIRHKFEPLLLFTIAFGMLLTNLPDANLYHTELFEGGHVHWDIFVANAGLLDYLYLGVKLGIYPCLIFVGVGAMTDFGPLIANPKSFLLGAAAQIGIFATFLGAYALGFTPAQAGSIGIIGGADGPTAIYLTSMLSPELLGPIAVAAYSYMALVPVIQPPIMRALTTRKERAIRMRTLRPVSKLERILFPIVIAVIIALLLPSAAPLIGCLMLGNLMKECGVVDRLSKTVQNELMNIVVIFLGLTVGATATAEAFLNFRTLGILVLGVVAFGLGTAGGVLLAKLMNLFSKEGNKINPLIGSAGVSAVPMAARVSQVEGQKEDPGNYLLMHAMGPNVAGVVGSAVAAGILLSFLG; this is encoded by the coding sequence ATGTGTACGCTGCTGACCTCGGGCTCCGATTTCGTGTGGAACAGCCTCCGCGACTTCGCGGGTTCCACCGGCATCGCGGGCTTCTTCGCCGAAATGGGCTGGGGCAACGTGGCGATGATCCTCGTCGCGTTCTTCCTGCTCTATCTGGCCATCCGGCATAAGTTCGAGCCGCTGCTGCTTTTCACCATCGCTTTCGGCATGCTGCTCACGAATCTTCCGGATGCGAACCTCTACCACACCGAACTCTTCGAGGGCGGACACGTGCATTGGGACATCTTCGTCGCCAATGCGGGCCTGCTCGACTACCTCTATCTGGGCGTGAAGCTCGGCATCTATCCCTGTCTGATCTTCGTGGGAGTGGGGGCCATGACCGACTTCGGTCCGCTGATCGCCAATCCCAAGAGCTTCCTGCTCGGCGCTGCCGCGCAGATCGGCATTTTCGCCACGTTCCTGGGCGCCTATGCCCTCGGTTTCACACCCGCGCAGGCCGGTTCGATCGGTATCATCGGCGGCGCCGACGGCCCGACGGCCATCTACCTGACGTCGATGCTTTCGCCCGAGCTGCTCGGCCCGATCGCCGTGGCCGCCTACTCCTACATGGCTCTCGTGCCGGTGATCCAGCCGCCCATCATGCGTGCGCTGACCACCAGGAAAGAGCGTGCCATCCGGATGCGGACGCTGCGTCCCGTGTCGAAGTTGGAACGCATCCTCTTCCCGATCGTCATCGCCGTCATCATCGCGCTGCTGCTGCCGAGCGCCGCACCGCTGATCGGCTGCCTCATGCTGGGCAACCTGATGAAGGAGTGCGGCGTGGTGGACCGTCTGTCGAAGACCGTGCAGAACGAGCTGATGAACATCGTGGTGATCTTCCTCGGTCTGACGGTGGGCGCTACGGCCACCGCCGAGGCGTTCCTGAACTTCCGCACGCTGGGTATCCTCGTGCTGGGCGTCGTGGCCTTCGGACTGGGTACGGCCGGCGGCGTGTTGCTCGCCAAGCTGATGAATCTTTTCTCGAAGGAGGGCAACAAGATCAACCCGCTGATCGGTTCGGCCGGCGTGTCGGCCGTGCCTATGGCCGCCCGCGTTTCGCAGGTGGAGGGTCAGAAGGAAGATCCGGGCAACTACCTGCTCATGCATGCCATGGGACCCAACGTGGCCGGCGTGGTCGGCTCGGCCGTGGCTGCGGGTATCCTGCTTTCGTTCCTCGGATAG
- the rplM gene encoding 50S ribosomal protein L13, producing the protein MDSLSYKTISANASTVTKEWVVIDATNEVLGRLASQIAKILRGKNKPSYTPHVDCGDYVIVINAEKVKLTGNKMTDKVYTRHTGYPGGQRFATPADYLAKKPTFLIEKAVKGMLPKTRLGDKLLTNLKVYAGAEHPHAAQNPKPIKLNEIK; encoded by the coding sequence GTGGATTCATTAAGCTACAAGACTATCTCGGCCAATGCATCGACGGTGACCAAGGAGTGGGTCGTCATCGACGCTACGAACGAGGTATTGGGACGTCTTGCATCGCAGATCGCGAAGATCCTCCGAGGCAAGAACAAGCCCAGCTACACGCCCCACGTGGACTGCGGCGACTACGTCATCGTCATCAACGCGGAGAAGGTGAAGCTCACGGGCAACAAAATGACCGACAAGGTTTACACGCGTCACACCGGATATCCGGGCGGCCAGCGTTTCGCCACCCCCGCCGACTATCTGGCCAAGAAACCGACTTTCCTCATCGAGAAAGCCGTAAAGGGTATGCTCCCCAAGACCCGTCTGGGCGACAAGCTGCTCACGAACCTGAAGGTTTACGCCGGCGCCGAGCATCCGCACGCCGCCCAGAACCCGAAGCCCATTAAGTTAAACGAGATTAAGTAA
- the rpsB gene encoding 30S ribosomal protein S2, whose protein sequence is MSRTDFNTLLEAGAHFGHLKRKWNPKMAPYIFMEKNGIHIIDLHKTVLKIDEAAAAIKQIAKSGRRVLFVATKKQAKEIVAEKVAAVGMPYVTERWAGGMLTNFPTIRKAVKKMATIDKMTNDGTFDNFSKREKLQIARQRAKLEKNLGSIADLTRLPAALFVVDVQKEANAVKEAKRLSIPVFAMVDTCCDPTDIDYVIPANDDAAKSIAVVVEAMCAAIAEGSEERKLEKEKEAQEAEAEGAVKKEGKPRIKKAVKATVDAEEAAVAEVVAAVETPFEEPVAVEAAPAAAETAPAAEAEQKAE, encoded by the coding sequence ATGTCACGTACAGATTTTAATACATTACTGGAAGCCGGTGCGCACTTCGGTCATCTGAAGCGCAAATGGAACCCCAAAATGGCTCCGTATATCTTCATGGAGAAGAACGGCATCCACATCATCGACCTGCACAAGACCGTGCTGAAGATCGACGAGGCCGCCGCCGCCATCAAGCAGATCGCCAAGAGCGGCCGCCGCGTGCTGTTCGTCGCCACGAAGAAGCAGGCCAAGGAGATCGTTGCCGAAAAGGTGGCAGCCGTCGGAATGCCCTACGTCACCGAGCGCTGGGCCGGCGGCATGCTGACAAACTTCCCCACCATACGTAAAGCCGTCAAGAAGATGGCCACCATCGACAAGATGACCAACGACGGCACTTTCGATAATTTCTCCAAGCGCGAGAAGCTCCAGATCGCCCGTCAGCGCGCGAAGCTCGAGAAGAACCTCGGTTCGATCGCCGATCTGACGCGTCTTCCCGCCGCACTGTTCGTCGTGGACGTGCAGAAGGAGGCCAACGCCGTGAAGGAGGCCAAGCGGCTGAGCATCCCCGTATTTGCCATGGTAGACACTTGTTGTGATCCGACCGACATTGATTACGTTATACCTGCAAATGACGATGCCGCCAAGTCGATCGCCGTGGTCGTAGAGGCCATGTGCGCCGCTATCGCCGAAGGTTCGGAGGAGCGCAAGCTCGAGAAGGAGAAGGAGGCGCAGGAGGCCGAGGCCGAAGGCGCCGTGAAGAAGGAGGGCAAGCCCCGCATCAAGAAGGCCGTGAAGGCTACGGTGGACGCCGAGGAGGCTGCCGTTGCCGAGGTCGTGGCCGCCGTGGAGACCCCCTTCGAGGAGCCGGTTGCCGTCGAGGCTGCTCCCGCCGCCGCTGAAACCGCTCCCGCTGCCGAGGCGGAGCAGAAGGCCGAGTAA
- a CDS encoding multidrug effflux MFS transporter: MKRKHNSELFLLLYLGILSAFGPFVMDMYLPAFPVLTEFFGASSSMVQLSLTASTIGLAAGQLFFGTVSDKYGRRPALLTALGLFMLATAGCLLAGTILDFIAFRFIQGLAAAGGIVLSRSIATDRYAIGKLARMLALIGAVNGVATVLSPVGGGILSEYGDGWHGIFWFLLLFGGILLLGTFRFRESLPKPRRKATGWRDVGRNFREVLHNRAFLCHTLQYGFAMSVLFVNLASAPFIMQEHYGLTPSQFSLFFGLNAVAMAAASAAVVRFPTMEQAVRAGNAGMLLFSALLCVAFGMHAPFWAYEALIFGICGAIGIVFTASNTLAMDSERQNAGVASALLGASAYVFGGLASPMVGIGDLLTSTAVLFFAGSLCSNLCLPVLFHGSTCRPSCR; this comes from the coding sequence ATGAAACGGAAACACAATTCGGAACTATTCCTGCTGCTCTACCTGGGCATACTGAGCGCTTTCGGGCCTTTCGTCATGGACATGTACCTGCCGGCGTTTCCCGTGCTCACGGAGTTTTTCGGAGCCTCCTCGTCGATGGTGCAGTTGAGCCTGACCGCGAGCACGATCGGCCTGGCCGCGGGACAACTGTTCTTCGGCACGGTCAGCGACAAATACGGCCGGCGGCCGGCGCTGCTGACGGCGCTCGGGCTGTTCATGCTGGCCACGGCGGGCTGTCTGCTGGCCGGAACCATCCTCGACTTCATCGCCTTCCGGTTCATTCAGGGGCTGGCCGCGGCCGGAGGCATCGTCCTCTCGCGGTCGATCGCCACCGACCGCTACGCCATCGGCAAACTCGCGCGGATGCTGGCCCTCATAGGCGCCGTGAACGGCGTGGCCACGGTTCTGTCGCCCGTCGGCGGCGGTATCCTGTCGGAATACGGGGACGGGTGGCACGGCATCTTCTGGTTCCTGCTGCTCTTCGGAGGCATCCTGCTGCTCGGAACGTTCCGATTCCGCGAATCGCTCCCGAAACCGCGTCGGAAAGCGACCGGGTGGCGCGACGTGGGCCGCAACTTCCGGGAGGTGCTGCACAACCGCGCCTTCCTCTGCCATACCCTGCAATACGGCTTCGCCATGAGCGTGCTGTTCGTCAATCTGGCTTCGGCGCCGTTCATCATGCAGGAACACTACGGACTCACCCCGTCGCAGTTCAGCCTCTTCTTCGGGCTCAATGCGGTCGCCATGGCCGCCGCCTCGGCCGCAGTCGTCAGGTTCCCGACGATGGAGCAGGCCGTGCGGGCCGGCAATGCGGGAATGCTGCTGTTCTCCGCCCTGCTCTGCGTCGCATTCGGCATGCACGCGCCGTTCTGGGCCTACGAGGCGCTGATCTTCGGCATCTGCGGAGCCATCGGAATCGTGTTCACCGCCTCGAACACGCTGGCCATGGACAGCGAACGGCAGAACGCGGGGGTCGCCTCCGCCCTGCTGGGAGCCTCGGCCTACGTCTTCGGCGGACTAGCCTCGCCGATGGTCGGAATCGGCGACCTGCTGACCTCCACGGCCGTCCTGTTCTTCGCCGGCTCCCTCTGCTCGAATCTCTGCCTGCCGGTTCTCTTCCACGGCTCGACCTGCCGCCCTTCCTGCCGGTAG
- the rpsI gene encoding 30S ribosomal protein S9, which produces MEVVNTVGRRKAAVARVFVKPGKGQITINRKELAAYFPLEILQFQVKQPLLATNTAENFDITINLDGGGIKGQAEAARLGIARALCEIDAEMRPVLKKAGFLTRDPREVERKKPGQPGARRKFQFSKR; this is translated from the coding sequence ATGGAAGTTGTAAACACCGTAGGTCGTCGTAAGGCCGCTGTGGCTCGCGTATTCGTGAAGCCGGGTAAGGGTCAGATTACAATCAACCGCAAGGAGCTTGCAGCCTATTTCCCGCTCGAGATTCTCCAGTTCCAGGTGAAGCAGCCGCTGCTGGCCACCAACACCGCCGAGAATTTCGACATCACGATCAACCTCGACGGAGGCGGTATCAAGGGACAGGCCGAAGCCGCTCGTCTGGGTATCGCACGCGCACTGTGCGAGATCGACGCCGAGATGCGTCCGGTGCTCAAGAAGGCCGGATTCCTCACGCGCGATCCCCGCGAGGTTGAGCGTAAGAAGCCCGGTCAGCCCGGAGCACGTCGCAAGTTCCAGTTCAGCAAGCGTTAA
- a CDS encoding biotin/lipoyl-containing protein, whose protein sequence is MKDYSLKINGHNYDVQIDDVNEASTLAHVVVNGVSYEVEIGGAQTAASKKPQVAPAAKGANSAMITPATAAPSPRLAAVAPSAGYAVKCPLPGTVLSVKVAVGDTVSRGQTLVVLEAMKMENNIDADRAGVVKQVLVQQGATVMEGDNLIVIE, encoded by the coding sequence ATGAAAGATTACTCTTTGAAAATCAACGGACATAATTACGACGTGCAGATCGACGACGTCAATGAGGCCTCGACGCTGGCCCATGTCGTCGTCAACGGCGTCTCCTACGAGGTCGAGATCGGAGGGGCCCAGACCGCCGCTTCGAAGAAGCCTCAGGTCGCTCCCGCGGCCAAAGGCGCGAACAGCGCGATGATCACGCCCGCGACGGCGGCTCCTTCGCCCCGTCTGGCAGCCGTGGCTCCCAGCGCGGGGTATGCGGTGAAGTGCCCGCTGCCCGGCACGGTGCTGTCGGTCAAGGTCGCCGTGGGCGACACCGTTTCGCGCGGACAGACGCTCGTGGTGCTCGAGGCGATGAAGATGGAGAACAACATCGACGCGGACCGTGCCGGTGTCGTCAAGCAGGTGCTCGTGCAGCAGGGCGCCACGGTCATGGAGGGTGATAACTTAATCGTCATCGAATAA
- the tsf gene encoding translation elongation factor Ts, with amino-acid sequence MEIKAADVMKLRKMTGAGMMDCKKALMEAEGDFARAQDIIREKGKLVVAKRADRTATEGVVVTKIVGQKAYILCLACETDFVAQNAEYSASANAMLEVAVKNDAADRDALMATKNDEGRTVEEMVTEKSGQTGEKIELAYYARIEAPYCAAYVHFNKKLGTVLGFNKEVPAEVAHTVAMQATAMAPVSISEADCPAEVIEHERKIAVEAMKQDPKNANKPEAILEKIAEGKMRKFFEENTLLNQLVVGEKETIAEYIRKADKEATVIAYKRFALGE; translated from the coding sequence ATGGAAATCAAAGCTGCTGATGTGATGAAGCTCCGCAAGATGACCGGCGCCGGTATGATGGACTGCAAGAAGGCCCTCATGGAGGCGGAAGGCGATTTTGCGCGTGCCCAGGACATTATCCGCGAGAAGGGCAAGCTCGTCGTGGCCAAGCGTGCCGACCGTACCGCTACCGAGGGTGTGGTCGTGACGAAGATCGTGGGCCAGAAGGCCTATATCCTCTGCCTGGCCTGCGAGACGGACTTCGTGGCTCAGAACGCCGAGTATTCGGCTTCGGCCAACGCGATGCTGGAGGTGGCCGTGAAGAACGACGCCGCCGACCGCGATGCGCTGATGGCTACGAAGAACGACGAGGGCCGCACCGTCGAGGAGATGGTCACCGAGAAGTCGGGACAGACGGGCGAGAAGATCGAACTGGCATACTATGCCCGTATCGAGGCTCCCTACTGCGCCGCTTACGTGCACTTCAACAAGAAACTCGGCACGGTGCTGGGTTTCAACAAGGAGGTTCCCGCCGAGGTGGCCCACACCGTCGCCATGCAGGCTACGGCCATGGCTCCTGTTTCGATCTCGGAGGCCGACTGCCCCGCAGAGGTCATCGAGCACGAGCGTAAGATCGCCGTGGAGGCCATGAAGCAGGACCCGAAGAACGCCAACAAGCCCGAGGCCATTCTGGAGAAGATCGCCGAGGGCAAGATGCGCAAGTTCTTCGAGGAGAACACGCTGCTCAACCAGCTCGTCGTAGGCGAGAAGGAGACCATCGCCGAGTATATCCGCAAGGCCGACAAGGAGGCCACGGTGATCGCCTACAAGCGCTTCGCGCTGGGCGAGTAA
- a CDS encoding acyl-CoA carboxylase subunit beta codes for MSDIQDKISKLIENRETARMGGGQKAIDKQHEKGKYTARERIQMLLDEGSFEEFDMFVTHRCYDFGMEKKHTFGDGVVTGYGTIGGRLVYVFAQDFTVTAGSLSLSMSDKICKVMDMALRNGAPCIGMNDSGGARIQEGVNALAGYANIFQRNVMSSGVIPQISAIFGPCAGGAVYSPALTDFIIMKKETSNMFLTGPKVVKTVTGEDVTQEQLGGAVMHTTKSGVAQFAVDTEEEGIELIKKLISYMPQNNMEDAPLAICTDRIDRLEDSLNEIIPDSANKPYDMAEVIRAIVDNGEYLESAAGYAKNIITCFARFNGQSVGIIANQPKFMAGVLDINASRKAARFVRFCDAFNIPIVTLVDVPGFLPGTTQEYGGVITHGAKLLFAYCEATVPKITVTLRKAYGGAYIVMSSKHIRGDINYAWPTAEIAVMGASGAVEVLYGKELKELADKPEERAKFVAEKEKEYNDKFSNPYNAARYGYIDDVIEPRNTRFRIIRALQSLATKRLQNPPKKHSNIPL; via the coding sequence ATGAGCGATATTCAGGACAAGATCAGCAAGTTGATCGAGAACCGCGAGACGGCGCGCATGGGCGGCGGTCAGAAAGCGATCGACAAGCAACACGAAAAGGGCAAGTACACGGCGCGCGAGCGTATCCAGATGCTGCTGGACGAAGGCTCGTTCGAGGAGTTCGACATGTTCGTGACGCACCGCTGCTACGATTTCGGCATGGAGAAGAAGCACACCTTCGGCGACGGCGTGGTGACCGGCTACGGCACGATCGGCGGACGTCTGGTATATGTCTTCGCACAGGATTTCACCGTGACGGCCGGTTCGCTGTCGCTGTCGATGTCCGACAAGATCTGCAAGGTCATGGACATGGCCCTGCGCAACGGCGCTCCCTGCATCGGCATGAACGACTCGGGCGGCGCGCGTATCCAGGAGGGTGTCAATGCGCTGGCCGGCTATGCCAACATTTTCCAGCGCAACGTGATGTCGTCGGGCGTCATTCCGCAGATCTCGGCCATCTTCGGCCCCTGCGCCGGCGGTGCGGTCTATTCGCCCGCGCTGACCGACTTCATCATCATGAAGAAGGAGACCTCGAACATGTTCCTCACGGGTCCGAAGGTCGTCAAGACCGTCACGGGCGAGGACGTGACGCAGGAGCAGCTGGGCGGCGCCGTGATGCACACCACCAAGTCGGGCGTGGCGCAGTTCGCCGTCGATACCGAGGAGGAGGGCATCGAACTGATCAAGAAGCTCATCTCCTACATGCCGCAGAACAACATGGAGGACGCTCCGCTGGCCATCTGCACGGACCGCATCGACCGGCTGGAGGATTCGCTCAACGAGATCATCCCCGACAGCGCCAACAAACCCTACGACATGGCGGAGGTGATCCGTGCGATCGTCGATAACGGCGAGTACCTGGAGTCGGCCGCGGGCTATGCGAAGAACATCATCACCTGCTTCGCCCGCTTCAACGGCCAGTCGGTGGGCATCATCGCCAACCAGCCCAAGTTCATGGCCGGTGTGCTGGACATCAACGCCAGCCGCAAGGCGGCGCGTTTCGTGCGCTTCTGCGATGCGTTCAACATTCCGATCGTGACGCTGGTGGACGTTCCGGGCTTCCTGCCGGGCACGACCCAGGAGTACGGCGGCGTCATCACGCACGGCGCGAAGCTGCTGTTCGCCTACTGCGAGGCCACGGTTCCGAAGATCACCGTCACGCTGCGCAAGGCTTACGGAGGCGCCTACATCGTCATGTCGTCGAAGCATATCCGCGGCGACATCAACTACGCATGGCCGACGGCCGAGATCGCCGTGATGGGTGCCAGCGGCGCCGTCGAGGTGCTCTACGGCAAGGAGCTCAAGGAGCTGGCCGACAAGCCCGAGGAGCGCGCCAAGTTCGTGGCCGAGAAGGAGAAGGAGTACAACGACAAGTTCTCGAACCCCTACAATGCCGCCCGCTACGGCTATATCGACGACGTGATCGAACCGCGCAACACGCGTTTCCGCATCATCCGCGCGTTGCAGTCGCTGGCTACCAAGCGCCTGCAGAACCCGCCCAAGAAGCATTCCAACATTCCCCTGTAA
- a CDS encoding helix-turn-helix transcriptional regulator — MEEPFVRPPDAIRYEEGDLSALRRAPVHFRCGVYLVCVRGSAVVSTGIQHYRIGEQSELIFLQGSLMQVVEASGDFRVRMVTFSRELFLEAVLPIDSPYLDYTHEHPGYRHTQDERSQKTWREILLWMDVARMLFVEGGTQFRRQQELNFLQSLLMWVFNTIQEKIGGTQQYTRKQALSHQFVGLLREYATREHAVSFYADRMCISPRYLYEVTVECQGGRTPKQLIDEQRLAEVKVLLSDPHLSVTEIAEQLGFADQSYLTRFFRRHTGMSPKAFRAGIR, encoded by the coding sequence ATGGAAGAACCCTTCGTCCGGCCGCCGGATGCCATACGATACGAAGAGGGCGATCTGTCCGCCTTGAGGAGGGCCCCGGTGCATTTCCGCTGCGGTGTCTATCTGGTCTGCGTCCGCGGGAGCGCCGTCGTCTCGACGGGCATCCAGCACTACCGGATCGGGGAGCAGTCGGAGCTGATCTTCCTGCAGGGTTCGCTGATGCAGGTGGTGGAGGCGAGCGGCGACTTCCGGGTGCGGATGGTGACCTTCTCGCGCGAGCTCTTCCTGGAGGCCGTGCTGCCGATCGACTCCCCCTATCTGGACTATACGCACGAACATCCCGGCTACCGCCATACGCAGGACGAGCGCAGCCAGAAGACCTGGCGGGAGATTCTCCTCTGGATGGACGTGGCACGGATGCTCTTCGTGGAGGGCGGCACGCAGTTCCGGCGGCAGCAGGAGCTCAACTTCCTGCAGAGCCTCCTGATGTGGGTGTTCAACACCATTCAGGAGAAGATCGGGGGCACGCAGCAGTACACCCGCAAACAGGCGTTGAGCCACCAGTTCGTCGGCCTGCTCCGCGAATATGCCACGCGCGAGCACGCCGTGTCGTTCTATGCCGACCGGATGTGCATCTCCCCGCGCTACCTCTACGAGGTGACCGTCGAGTGTCAGGGCGGCAGGACACCCAAGCAGCTCATCGACGAGCAGCGGCTGGCCGAGGTCAAGGTGCTGCTGAGCGATCCCCACCTCTCGGTGACGGAGATCGCCGAGCAGTTGGGATTCGCCGACCAGTCCTATCTGACCCGGTTCTTCCGGCGTCATACGGGGATGTCGCCCAAGGCGTTCCGGGCCGGAATCCGGTGA
- the mce gene encoding methylmalonyl-CoA epimerase, producing MKVSHIEHLGIAVKSLDEAIPYWENVLGLKCYAIEEVADQKVRTAFFMLGQTKIELLEPTSEDSTIAKYIENRGIGIHHMALACENIEEQLADAEAKGIRLIDKTPRKGAEGMTIAFLHPKSTQGILTELCENKNK from the coding sequence ATGAAAGTTTCTCATATCGAGCATCTCGGCATCGCTGTAAAGAGCCTGGATGAAGCCATTCCCTACTGGGAGAACGTATTGGGCCTGAAGTGCTATGCGATCGAGGAGGTCGCCGACCAGAAGGTGCGCACGGCCTTCTTCATGCTGGGCCAGACGAAGATCGAGCTGCTGGAGCCCACGTCGGAGGATTCGACGATCGCCAAGTATATCGAGAACCGCGGCATCGGCATCCACCACATGGCCCTCGCCTGCGAGAATATCGAGGAGCAGCTCGCCGACGCCGAGGCCAAGGGCATCCGTCTGATCGACAAGACGCCGCGCAAGGGCGCCGAGGGCATGACCATCGCCTTCCTGCACCCGAAATCGACCCAGGGCATTCTGACCGAACTTTGCGAGAACAAGAATAAATAA